A genomic stretch from Marinobacter fonticola includes:
- a CDS encoding phosphoribosyltransferase produces MSKVFKNRIDAGQQLADKLEELTLEDNALILGLPRGGLPVAAEVANRLNLELDVFNVRKLGVPGQSEVAMGAMTEDGTRYLNHDLIQALQISDADIDQVAAREQATLERRAEEYRRGRKQPSFEGRQVILIDDGLATGATMRAVIESVRLQKPVRITVAVPVAARDSADAMRGITDDFVCPLEPRDFRGVGLWYQDFAQVSDDEVTEILAQARRP; encoded by the coding sequence ATGAGCAAGGTGTTCAAGAATAGGATAGATGCGGGACAACAACTGGCTGATAAACTGGAAGAACTCACCCTCGAAGACAATGCCCTGATACTGGGCTTGCCTCGAGGCGGCCTGCCGGTCGCCGCGGAGGTGGCTAACCGTCTTAATCTCGAACTGGACGTATTCAACGTTCGCAAACTGGGTGTGCCCGGTCAGTCCGAAGTGGCTATGGGCGCGATGACCGAAGACGGCACCCGCTACCTCAATCACGACCTGATCCAGGCGCTACAGATTAGCGATGCCGACATCGACCAGGTAGCCGCTCGCGAGCAAGCCACGTTGGAACGACGTGCCGAGGAATACCGCAGAGGGCGGAAGCAGCCCAGCTTCGAAGGGCGACAAGTGATATTGATTGACGACGGGCTGGCCACCGGCGCCACCATGCGCGCCGTCATCGAGTCGGTACGTCTTCAGAAGCCCGTGCGGATTACGGTGGCGGTGCCGGTAGCGGCACGGGACAGCGCAGACGCAATGCGGGGGATCACCGACGATTTCGTGTGTCCCTTGGAGCCGAGAGATTTTCGTGGCGTAGGTCTCTGGTACCAGGATTTTGCCCAGGTCAGCGACGATGAAGTGACGGAAATCCTCGCCCAGGCCCGCCGGCCGTAG
- a CDS encoding ribonuclease Z, producing the protein MYFTFLGTSAGTPTKVRNVTALALQHGGARGWYLIDCGEGTQHQLLHTRHSLVQLRAIFITHVHGDHAFGLPGLLASASMSGRTSPLPLIAPAPLRNYVETALSACDSQLGYDVDFIEVGAADFVWSDDYVEVTTAPLSHRVPCVAYAFTEQNLERKLLTDELEADDIEPGPAWGELQRGRDVVLDDGRVLKSDTYAAVTRDPRRIVVGGDNDTPELLHETCSDAHLLIHESTYTQAVSNRVGPAPQHSSAEQVARFAESAGLPNLILTHFSSRYQLTQGGAPQIDEIELEARRFYNGHLELARDFDEYRLHKDLTLSRVAPPEN; encoded by the coding sequence ATGTATTTCACCTTCCTAGGCACCTCGGCGGGTACACCCACCAAGGTTCGCAACGTCACGGCACTGGCTCTGCAACATGGCGGAGCCAGGGGCTGGTACTTGATCGATTGCGGTGAGGGAACCCAGCATCAGTTACTGCATACGCGGCATTCACTGGTTCAACTGCGGGCCATCTTTATCACCCACGTGCATGGCGACCATGCGTTCGGTTTGCCTGGCTTGCTCGCCAGTGCATCGATGTCCGGCCGGACGTCGCCACTGCCGTTGATTGCGCCAGCGCCACTCCGGAATTATGTCGAGACGGCGCTATCCGCTTGCGACTCGCAGTTGGGCTACGACGTCGATTTTATCGAGGTGGGTGCGGCGGATTTTGTATGGTCGGACGACTATGTGGAGGTAACGACAGCACCGCTGTCCCATCGCGTGCCCTGCGTGGCCTATGCGTTCACGGAGCAAAACCTGGAGCGCAAGCTTCTGACCGACGAGCTGGAAGCCGATGATATTGAACCCGGCCCCGCCTGGGGCGAGCTTCAGCGTGGACGCGATGTCGTGCTGGACGACGGACGCGTACTCAAGAGCGACACCTACGCTGCGGTCACCCGTGATCCCCGGCGCATTGTGGTGGGTGGCGATAACGATACACCGGAACTATTGCACGAGACCTGCTCCGATGCCCACCTCCTGATCCACGAATCCACCTATACCCAAGCTGTCTCCAACCGTGTCGGTCCAGCGCCGCAGCACAGCTCGGCAGAACAAGTGGCTCGCTTCGCCGAGTCAGCCGGGCTACCGAACCTGATACTCACCCACTTCAGCTCACGCTACCAACTGACGCAAGGTGGCGCCCCGCAGATCGACGAGATCGAATTAGAGGCGCGCCGGTTCTACAACGGCCATCTGGAACTGGCCCGTGATTTCGATGAGTACCGGCTGCACAAGGACCTAACGCTGAGCCGGGTCGCCCCTCCGGAAAACTAA